A portion of the Pomacea canaliculata isolate SZHN2017 linkage group LG13, ASM307304v1, whole genome shotgun sequence genome contains these proteins:
- the LOC112554245 gene encoding arylsulfatase B-like, producing MMTWMLLLSVLGCYQLRVSAADAVGKSDRPNILFLYVDDLGWRDVGYRDPTFRTPNIDALHAGSVRLNASYSGPNCSPSRAALLSAVHPFRWGLQDNGINAYSPAAIPLTHDIIPQAMKRLGYQTHMIGKWHQGSCKWEYTPTYRGYDSFVGIYHASGDYFTHVSKGGYDMRFNERVYWEANGTYSTTLYSGRAEDIIKDYASSSEADPVNTKPFFIMLAHQAIHLDNQVPPEYLDLCSHIGDVKRREKCAMMAVVDEGIGNITRLLRKKNLMNNLLIVFTSDNGGSYSGGSSNWPYKGEKTTLWEGGIKVPTFLYSESNKILPNTNCSWSGLFYTTDWYATLMGFATRTQVTHSCRPMMASINGKESFRMDLPEGKRWAS from the exons ATGATGACCTGGATGTTGCTGCTGTCCGTGCTGGGCTGCTATCAGCTGCGAGTGTCAGCTGCTGATGCGGTCGGAAAAAGCGACAGGCCGAACATCTTGTTTTTGTATGTTGACGACTTGGGGTGGAGGGACGTTGGTTACAGAGATCCGACTTTCCGCACACCCAACATCGACGCTCTGCACGCGGGCAGCGTTCGGCTCAACGCCTCCTACAGCGGCCCCAACTGCTCGCCCTCACGAGCCGCACTGCTGTCCGCCGTTCATCCCTTCCGGTGGGGACTTCAG GACAATGGTATTAACGCCTACTCCCCTGCTGCCATCCCCCTGACCCACGATATCATACCGCAGGCAATGAAGAGGTTGGGTTACCAAACACACATGATCGGAAAGTGGCACCAG GGAAGCTGCAAGTGGGAGTATACTCCAACCTACAGAGGCTACGACAGTTTTGTGGGAATCTATCACGCGAGCGGCGACTACTTCACCCACGTCAGCAAGGGCGGCTACGACATGCGCTTCAATGAGCGAGTGTACTGGGAGGCCAATGGCACCTACAGTACAACGCTGTACTCGGGGCGTGCAGAGGACATCATCAAGGACTACGCG AGCAGTTCAGAAGCTGACCCAGTGAACACCAAGCCTTTTTTCATCATGCTGGCTCACCAAGCCATCCACCTGGACAACCAAGTGCCACCAGAGTACCTCGACCTGTGCAGTCAC ATCGGTGACGTCAAGCGGAGGGAGAAGTGCGCCATGATGGCCGTGGTGGATGAAGGCATTGGTAACATCACTCGCTTGTTGCGCAAGAAAAATCTGATGAACAACTTGCTTATCGTCTTCACCAGTGACAACGGCGGCTCGTATTCCGGAGGTTCCAGCAACTGGCCGTACAAAGGGGAAAAGACTACCTTGTGGGAGGGGGGCATCAAGGTCCCTACCTTCCTTTACAG TGAGAGCAACAAGATTCTTCCTAACACCAACTGCTCGTGGAGCGGCCTCTTCTACACAACTGACTGGTACGCCACTCTCATGGGCTTTGCCACCAGAACACAAGTGACCCACAGCTGCAGACCTATGATGGCTTCAATCAATGGCAAGGAATCGTTCAG AATGGACCTTCCCGAAGGAAAGAGATGGGCTTCGTGA
- the LOC112554003 gene encoding LOW QUALITY PROTEIN: vesicular glutamate transporter 2-like (The sequence of the model RefSeq protein was modified relative to this genomic sequence to represent the inferred CDS: deleted 1 base in 1 codon) — translation MGSMVTQARRNAGCAIFGETLVRCNHLLSSLLFIVLPFLAKQSYIFVFVIRTLQGLLEGPSVPAAASVVSAWGPKRERTRLLTITYAGAYLSPAVGFFVTGVTVCRVSWDSVFFIYGGLGVLWFILWTALVYDTPEACPRGCMSERERVLLIQERPVVTRGNQAVMKAIPWRKILTSVPVFAVLVGAFCRNYVFSMLITAQPQYFHDAFTMDAAEIGLMSAIPSILMTVVVICGGFLFDCIIHRQYVSRTCARKLAQSIGFGVEALCLIFLFLVTSWQGAVALFCVGVGLSGFAISGYQANPLDLSPQYAGLLTGLGRVGTIGSIISTAVAAAYSQHSALHWRELFLAAGVIHLVGVILYDLMASGNLQPWDPTTSVSFSVGDTSSGKEASVQLPPPKRRILSCEWTESWSVWASTGGTVSCRARTTAPLAVVARPAGQLRAALTVAVRRRVLWSHTFENV, via the exons ATGGGCAGCATGGTCACCCAGGCCAGGAGGAATGCTGGCTGCGCGATTTTCGGCGAAACA CTTGTGCGGTGTAACCATCTACTGAGTAGCCTCTTGTTCATCGTCCTCCCATTTTTGGCTAAACAGAGCTACATCTTCGTCTTTGTCATACGGACTTTGCAAGGACTCCTTGAg GGTCCATCTGTTCCTGCTGCCGCCTCTGTTGTGTCCGCCTGGGGACCAAAACGAGAGCGTACCCGCCTTCTGACCATCACCTACGCAG gagcTTACTTGAGTCCAGCCGTGGGATTCTTTGTCACCGGCGTGACGGTGTGCAGGGTCAGCTGGGACAGTGTCTTCTTCATTTATG GAGGACTGGGGGTACTGTGGTTCATATTGTGGACTGCACTAGTGTACGACACCCCGGAGGCCTGCCCACGAGGCTGCATGTCAGAAAGAGAACGAGTCCTTTTGATACAGGAGAGGCCAGTCGTCACACGAGGCAACCAGGCTGTG ATGAAAGCAATACCATGGAGAAAGATTTTAACCTCAGTTCCGGTCTTTGCTGTGCTT GTGGGCGCCTTCTGTAGGAACTACGTGTTCTCCATGCTAATCACAGCACAGCCACAGTATTTCCACGACGCCTTCACCATGGACGCGGCGGAG ATCGGGTTGATGTCGGCAATACCCAGCATCCTCATGACAGTTGTCGTCATCTGTGGCGGTTTCCTGTTTGACTGCATCATACACCGCCAGTACGTGTCCAGAACATGCGCGCGCAAACTGGCGCAGTCGATTG GTTTTGGAGTGGAAGCTCtgtgtttgatatttttattcctCGTCACATCATGGCAAGGAGCTGTAGCGTTGTTTTGTGTCGGGGTTGGACTGAGCGGTTTCGCCATCTCAG GTTACCAAGCCAATCCTCTGGATTTGTCACCACAGTACGCAGGGCTGCTCACAGGTCTCGGTCGTGTGGGAACTATAGGATCCATTATCTCCACAGCTGTCGCTGCTGCATACAGTCAACAC TCTGCCCTTCACTGGCGAGAACTGTTCCTAGCGGCCGGCGTGATTCACCTGGTGGGGGTGATCCTGTACGACCTGATGGCTAGCGGCAACCTCCAGCCCTGGGACCCGACCACATCCGTGTCCTTCTCTGTGGGTGACACCTCCTCCGGCAAAGAAGCGAGTGTGCAGTTGCCGCCTCCAAAGAGACGGATCCTCTCCTGCGAGTGGACAGAGAGCTGGTCGGTGTGGGCTTCGACCGGTGGGACAGTTTCGTGCAGGGCTAGGACCACTGCACCACTCGCAGTAGTGGCACGACCTGCGGGACAGCTTCGTGCTGCGCTGACAGTTGCCGTCAGGCGGAGAGTTCTCTGGAGCCATACGTTTGAAAACGTTTGA